A genomic region of Synechococcus sp. NOUM97013 contains the following coding sequences:
- a CDS encoding Npun_F0494 family protein, whose protein sequence is MASTAPNRTGRVILQDPSELTRHALRRARQAVRCLPFQRSFYRHLETGAMSSGELVALDDWPALTQKRLNASQTEDHLIWLIQLGVLRREVDGQGLTERVRITPLGREVLTDWPEAIPSAGLTHRLVHWCRRHRPRW, encoded by the coding sequence ATGGCATCAACAGCTCCCAACAGAACCGGTCGCGTGATCCTTCAGGACCCCAGTGAATTAACGCGGCATGCTCTGCGACGAGCGCGTCAAGCCGTGCGCTGCTTGCCGTTTCAGCGCAGTTTCTACCGTCACCTGGAGACGGGTGCCATGAGCAGTGGCGAACTGGTGGCTCTCGACGACTGGCCAGCCCTGACCCAGAAACGCCTCAATGCCAGCCAGACCGAGGATCACCTGATCTGGCTGATTCAACTGGGAGTCCTGCGCCGGGAAGTGGATGGCCAGGGCCTGACAGAACGGGTGCGTATCACGCCGCTCGGCCGGGAGGTACTGACCGACTGGCCGGAAGCCATCCCCTCAGCTGGATTGACGCATCGACTCGTGCACTGGTGCCGTCGTCACCGCCCCCGATGGTGA
- the psbC gene encoding photosystem II reaction center protein CP43 yields METPFNSGLIATGGKDLDSTGYAWWSGNARLINLSGRLLGAHVAHAGLMVFWAGAMMLFEVSHFTFDKPMYEQGLILFPHVATLGYGVGPGGEVTDLYPFFVVGVLHLISSAVLGLGGLYHALRGPEILENYSTFFSQDWRDKNQMTNIIGYHLILLGVGCLLLVFKAMFFGGVYDTWAPGGGDVRLITNPTLDPGVIFGYLFRAPFGGEGWIIGVNSMEDIIGGHIWLGLTLIFGGIWHVITKPFGWVRRAFIWNGEAYLSYSLGALSFMSFIASAYIWFNNTAYPSEFYGPTNAESSQAQSFTFLVRDQRLGANIGSAMGPTGLGKYLMRSPTGEIIFGGETMRFWDFRGPWLEPLRGPNGLSLDKLQNDIQPWQVRRAAEYMTHAPNASINSVGGIITEPNSVNFVNIRQWLAATQFVLAFFFLVGHLWHAGRARAAAAGFEKGIDRQAEPTLAMPDLD; encoded by the coding sequence GTGGAAACGCCCTTTAATTCCGGTCTTATCGCCACTGGCGGTAAAGACCTCGACTCCACCGGCTACGCCTGGTGGTCCGGTAACGCTCGTCTCATCAACCTGTCCGGCCGTCTGCTGGGTGCCCACGTGGCCCACGCTGGTCTGATGGTGTTCTGGGCCGGAGCCATGATGCTGTTCGAGGTGAGTCACTTCACCTTCGACAAGCCCATGTATGAACAGGGCCTGATCCTGTTCCCCCACGTTGCAACCCTCGGTTACGGCGTTGGTCCTGGCGGTGAGGTCACCGATCTCTACCCCTTCTTCGTGGTCGGTGTTCTGCACCTGATCAGCTCTGCCGTGCTCGGCCTCGGCGGCCTCTATCACGCTCTCCGTGGTCCGGAGATCCTGGAGAACTACTCCACGTTCTTCTCCCAGGACTGGCGTGACAAGAATCAGATGACCAACATCATTGGTTATCACCTCATCCTTCTGGGCGTCGGCTGCCTGCTGCTGGTCTTCAAGGCCATGTTCTTCGGCGGCGTTTACGACACCTGGGCACCCGGTGGCGGCGACGTCCGCCTGATCACCAACCCGACTCTCGATCCGGGCGTGATCTTCGGTTATCTGTTCCGCGCCCCCTTCGGTGGTGAGGGCTGGATCATCGGTGTGAACTCCATGGAGGACATCATCGGTGGCCACATCTGGTTGGGTCTGACCCTGATCTTTGGTGGCATCTGGCACGTGATCACCAAGCCTTTCGGCTGGGTGCGTCGCGCCTTCATCTGGAACGGTGAGGCCTACCTGAGCTACAGCCTCGGCGCCCTGAGCTTCATGAGCTTCATCGCCTCGGCTTACATCTGGTTCAACAACACTGCTTACCCCTCGGAGTTCTACGGCCCCACAAACGCCGAATCCTCCCAGGCCCAAAGCTTCACCTTCCTGGTGCGTGACCAACGCCTGGGCGCGAACATCGGTTCCGCCATGGGCCCCACCGGCCTTGGTAAATATCTGATGCGCTCCCCCACCGGCGAAATCATCTTCGGTGGTGAAACCATGCGCTTCTGGGACTTCCGTGGCCCTTGGCTGGAGCCCCTGCGTGGCCCCAACGGTCTGAGCCTCGACAAGCTTCAGAACGACATTCAGCCCTGGCAGGTTCGTCGTGCTGCTGAGTACATGACCCACGCGCCCAACGCGTCGATCAACTCAGTGGGCGGCATCATCACCGAGCCCAACTCGGTGAACTTCGTGAACATCCGCCAGTGGCTGGCTGCAACCCAGTTCGTGCTCGCCTTCTTCTTCCTGGTGGGTCACCTCTGGCATGCTGGCCGCGCTCGCGCTGCTGCTGCTGGCTTCGAGAAAGGCATCGACCGTCAGGCCGAGCCCACCCTCGCCATGCCCGACCTCGACTGA
- a CDS encoding nucleoside triphosphate pyrophosphatase has protein sequence MLLLASASPARRRLLEQAAIPHRVQISGVDESTIQDSDPSTLVQLLAKAKAEAVASQLEETGISAVLGCDSVLVFNGVVFGKPVDAQQAAERWRSMRGGWGELHTGHCLLVPASKDSFSPRRACVTTRVLFSDLSDPEIETYVNSGEPLQCAGGFALEGRGGSCVERLDGCYSNVIGLSLPLLRRWLSSLP, from the coding sequence ATGCTGCTGCTGGCTTCCGCGTCCCCGGCACGACGTCGTCTGCTCGAGCAAGCGGCCATTCCCCATCGGGTGCAGATCAGCGGTGTGGATGAGTCCACCATCCAGGATTCAGACCCATCCACGTTGGTTCAGCTGTTGGCCAAGGCCAAAGCAGAAGCGGTGGCGTCGCAGCTGGAAGAAACAGGCATCTCCGCTGTCTTGGGATGCGATTCGGTGCTGGTGTTCAACGGAGTGGTGTTCGGCAAGCCGGTGGATGCCCAACAGGCGGCCGAGCGCTGGCGCAGCATGCGTGGCGGTTGGGGAGAGCTGCACACCGGGCACTGCCTGCTTGTACCGGCCTCGAAGGACTCTTTCAGTCCGCGACGGGCCTGCGTAACCACCCGCGTGTTGTTTTCCGACCTCAGCGATCCGGAGATTGAGACCTATGTGAACAGTGGGGAGCCGCTGCAATGTGCCGGAGGCTTCGCTCTGGAAGGCCGTGGCGGCAGTTGTGTGGAGCGTCTTGATGGCTGCTATTCCAACGTGATCGGTTTGAGTCTTCCGCTGTTGCGGCGATGGTTGTCGTCCTTGCCTTAA
- a CDS encoding YadA-like family protein → MKSRHGLLLFWLLQVSVSLYSGAAHSGAFDAGGGSATSSGAVAIGESASATGDFSTAVGASSNASNTSATAIGNASCALSQGATSLGFAAISNGSDALAIGSSSLSSKANSLAIGTNSSSVGDFSTTIGANSSASKANSIALGTNTKSAGVNSVAIGTSSSASNTSSIAVGASSLSKAVNSTAIGVGSNASGLNSLALGPSAVASAENSVAIGAGSVANKTNQFAIGSNASNYSMPGLTSGKMPDQLPAKPNSSAKTSDSTSTYQVAVSAVASGHVYSYTNTSTKATQYIKCNTGITSTGCTSSDGDTTVDSGNASDFKKTDVKWYANQSTVTPLVAGFKDLGWSVYAQSGTANYSPSTPSVDSNGNLYASQSSLIPDNTYYLTANGYTTAVSQSSYNQNTCFQQYSNAQGTFNSTSCIPHPKATSTGSSASSFDQALGSTVLGLGSLLNGLSKSVAPSTSVSAIARPSGGGVCVPPAQITAATNERLLTVAGDGILNVAGEVGLLQVTSLEADEFTGDVTLIAIDGSVDCGGICGGGGTVDGATNIVGGGYIEMTDVNIDDANIVIDTEGEANFTFSAEGVDLVSCASEGSEGWADLGGLATTSGTLAIGPGANTVGEETIAIGVGEGGAVASGENSIAIGVGDGGAKISGTESIAIGVGEIGVSVEAGEGVIAIGSNVKNTAGGDNVLIGGSLTNGFGGNNIIIGDTSKILEADGAISLGDLEKLVEGSIVLGNQSQVSGASSIAIGNTAIVGAAAGAIAIGNAVGTGASAGAIAMGNIAVTDDGKNQIAIGNKVTASKDSTISIGDNAKATAKGAVSIGAGTVASGKDSLALVAATASGDESIAIGAEASATKEKAIAIGGGANATAEKSIAMGAEANASEVNAIAFGTESKASGVGSIAIGADAKAANTSAVALGTEANASGVDSIAIGARSNSANYGSIALGANASSTGTNAIAIGTNTSATFNNSFLIGAGAIANGTGAGAIGYKANTQGQDAMAVGVQACALGNNSLALGTQAVSSGVDSIAIGFKANSSKRNATSIGTNATANGINSMAFGAHAYANGNNSTAIGAQSFANRTNSFVIGPNTTACGVNAGAIGASANANGTSSLAIGVQSFAQQASSLALGTNASSIGTNSTAIAVNASAKGANSMAIGYFSKSVGVNSAALSVQANASGNNSVALGVFANAQGGNALAFGTESKANGTNATAISSNSSAAGNNSIAIGVDSLATKTNAQAFGVSAKAIKINATAISANATASGSNSIAIGIDSLSSGEDSVAIAAKAKSTAENSLAFGVAAQARAVNTVAIGTKAISNQTGALSFGANATATANYTMAFGVGANANANNATAIGHAAAASSPNSIAVGLDAQASGTKSMALGLKSRSLDTDTIAIGAYSNASNANATAFGTNASALANNSMALGTKSLANTTDAFAAGLKAKATGVNSMALGMNSSATSTNALAYGSCATATGNNSMATGTQAFANASKAIASGVKAKATNTGAIAFGAYANATNVNTIAMGGSAQAVGANSTAIGVSSYADADQALAVGASSKALQNGAMALAAYSYADGTDAIAAGYKANASASNAIALGTNTTASAKDSFAAGYQSQATGVNSMALGSSAKATKDGAYAAGLRASATGNNSVALATSASATATNAYALGVGSLATAANATAFGTKANASGDASYAVGLSAKATETNATAFGTTATASGKNSFAIGSNATATGRDAVALGVSANSTQNESFAAGTQSQAIANQALAFGANANASGNYSLSVGSNSQASGENAQALGDRANASGNNSFSAGARSKASNLDSVAIGTGSSSTNTSTLALGTNASASGFQSTAIGFKANAFAYDSVAVGAQSLAVANNSLAFGTSSKASAQGAMAFGLESQSSALDSIAIGYKSQAIRENSTAIGSSSKASGVRSIAFGQKATGSGSDSIAIGTSSIAIDRDSLAIGTSSSSTGNEAFAFGTRAVASGERSTAIATDASAIGVNSVAFGVDAQANGSNAFAFGPGAIAVGNNAFAFGIGAVARGDDSYAFGDSARANSSANDSLSTGTNATVVAGDASAYGLDSYASGTRGYSYGTSSRAMSDDAFAYGTDSHAVAVNSTAFGTDSLARGVNSMAFGLESIVGTQSPNSSAYGVSAYAKGTNAYSMGTNANANGVNVTASGTGARAVGTNAKAQGVNAFADGVNVTASGTSARATGTNSRAEGTGANAAGVNAFASGVGATASGTNVRAEGTDASASGFNAFATGVGATASGTNVRAEGTDASASGFNALATGVGATASGTNVRASGTLSLATGANTSASGTSSLASGSNAFAVGVGASASGTNVRAEGTGASASGFNSLATGVASVASGTNVLAQGTSAFASGVNTSASGSGAKSSGVNAVAQGVSAVANGTNVSAVGTSAEATGTNTQASGVAAYSSGSNTQASGTNARAIGFNAVAQGTDAVAEGRNVIAIGTGARALGYNTNGVAIGTNALARGTSVIAVGERARASSRFSTAVGFRSHSAAPNALSLGSSTKATARAATAIGSAAHAAHYASTALGSNSFTQRDHQVALGTRQSPYWLPGLANPDKGFVGDHYQQNGEKRFVTTDRRGNLGTTNFSVDSLLDTVSAVGALSASLSAIPQTTLLPDENLRCGIGTGAYGNQWAGALGCAVKMKERLFFNAGLATTPTQTLGGPLMGRLGFSFGFGGSPPKAHTERLSALPGMNGMTVSAQELLGAGVDIPVFDPSSDQSEAPVVAALRTDDPSEIQLLRDRLAELEAEIERLTSSDDGDADRRIAILEKLLEEKKESERRLLTTLSEMQTRLDDQRVMLDRLMKLMDSKTGNQSS, encoded by the coding sequence TTGAAATCACGCCACGGCTTGCTGCTCTTTTGGCTATTACAAGTCTCGGTTTCTCTTTATTCTGGTGCCGCGCACTCAGGCGCATTCGATGCTGGAGGTGGTTCTGCAACAAGCAGTGGTGCTGTTGCAATCGGGGAATCAGCTAGTGCGACTGGTGATTTTTCAACTGCTGTTGGAGCTTCATCGAATGCAAGTAATACAAGCGCTACAGCGATCGGCAATGCCTCATGTGCATTGTCACAAGGTGCTACATCTTTGGGTTTTGCTGCGATCAGCAACGGCTCTGATGCGCTTGCAATAGGATCATCTTCTTTAAGTTCAAAAGCCAATTCGTTGGCTATTGGAACAAATTCCAGCTCTGTAGGTGATTTTTCTACAACAATTGGTGCAAACTCTTCTGCATCTAAGGCAAATTCAATTGCATTAGGAACGAATACAAAATCTGCGGGCGTCAATTCTGTTGCTATTGGAACATCTTCGTCTGCTTCTAATACCAGTTCTATAGCTGTAGGAGCTTCATCTTTAAGCAAAGCTGTTAATTCTACTGCGATCGGCGTAGGTTCAAATGCATCAGGCCTTAACTCTCTGGCCTTGGGCCCATCTGCTGTGGCCAGTGCTGAAAATTCAGTGGCCATTGGTGCTGGTTCCGTAGCCAACAAAACCAATCAATTCGCGATAGGTTCTAACGCGAGTAACTATTCAATGCCGGGTCTGACTTCAGGCAAGATGCCTGATCAACTCCCTGCTAAGCCTAATTCTTCTGCAAAAACAAGCGACTCCACATCAACTTACCAAGTAGCTGTATCAGCGGTAGCGAGTGGACACGTTTATAGTTATACAAATACTTCGACGAAGGCAACTCAATATATCAAATGCAATACAGGCATTACTTCCACTGGATGTACATCCTCCGATGGAGACACTACGGTTGATTCCGGTAATGCCAGCGATTTTAAAAAGACAGATGTTAAGTGGTATGCAAATCAATCCACAGTCACCCCTCTGGTCGCAGGTTTTAAGGATCTTGGCTGGTCCGTCTACGCTCAGAGTGGAACAGCTAACTATTCACCCTCGACGCCTTCAGTCGATAGCAACGGCAATCTTTATGCTTCGCAATCTTCGCTAATACCTGATAATACATACTACTTAACTGCTAACGGGTATACGACTGCAGTATCCCAGTCAAGTTATAACCAAAATACTTGTTTTCAGCAGTATTCGAATGCGCAAGGAACTTTTAATTCTACGTCGTGTATTCCACACCCAAAGGCAACGAGCACCGGTTCATCGGCTTCATCCTTTGATCAGGCCTTGGGTTCCACAGTTTTAGGATTAGGTTCACTCCTCAATGGGCTTTCGAAGTCCGTCGCGCCTTCTACTTCTGTTTCAGCCATTGCGCGCCCTAGTGGGGGTGGTGTCTGTGTTCCACCAGCACAAATAACCGCTGCAACAAACGAAAGGTTGCTCACGGTTGCAGGTGATGGCATTCTCAATGTTGCAGGCGAAGTTGGGTTGCTGCAGGTCACAAGTCTTGAGGCAGATGAGTTTACTGGCGATGTGACATTGATCGCAATTGACGGAAGCGTTGATTGCGGTGGTATCTGTGGAGGTGGAGGAACGGTCGATGGTGCCACAAATATTGTTGGTGGTGGCTATATCGAGATGACGGACGTCAATATCGATGATGCAAACATTGTGATTGATACGGAAGGTGAGGCTAATTTTACTTTTAGTGCAGAAGGTGTCGATCTTGTCTCATGTGCCTCAGAAGGCTCAGAAGGTTGGGCCGATTTGGGTGGCCTTGCGACGACGTCTGGGACGCTTGCCATTGGTCCTGGTGCCAACACTGTGGGAGAGGAAACCATTGCGATTGGAGTCGGAGAAGGAGGAGCGGTAGCAAGCGGAGAAAACTCCATTGCGATTGGAGTCGGTGACGGAGGAGCGAAAATATCTGGAACTGAATCCATTGCAATTGGGGTTGGAGAAATAGGTGTGAGCGTCGAAGCAGGAGAAGGTGTTATTGCGATTGGTTCAAATGTTAAAAATACAGCAGGCGGCGATAATGTACTAATTGGCGGATCTTTGACAAATGGTTTTGGTGGTAATAATATTATTATCGGTGATACTTCAAAAATTTTGGAGGCCGATGGCGCGATATCTCTAGGTGATCTTGAAAAATTAGTTGAAGGTTCAATTGTGCTTGGCAATCAATCTCAGGTGTCAGGTGCGAGTTCAATTGCGATAGGTAATACCGCGATAGTTGGTGCTGCCGCTGGAGCGATTGCTATAGGTAATGCGGTCGGAACTGGAGCTAGTGCTGGAGCAATTGCTATGGGTAATATTGCTGTAACTGATGATGGAAAAAACCAAATCGCGATAGGTAATAAAGTCACCGCCTCCAAAGATTCAACAATCAGTATTGGTGACAATGCAAAAGCCACGGCAAAGGGTGCAGTCAGTATTGGGGCAGGAACGGTTGCTTCAGGCAAAGATTCTCTTGCGCTTGTTGCTGCTACCGCTTCTGGTGATGAGTCAATTGCTATTGGAGCTGAGGCTTCGGCTACAAAAGAGAAAGCAATTGCCATTGGAGGTGGGGCTAATGCCACAGCTGAGAAGTCGATTGCAATGGGGGCAGAGGCAAATGCGTCGGAAGTTAATGCCATAGCATTTGGCACTGAATCAAAAGCATCTGGAGTTGGTTCTATTGCGATTGGTGCGGATGCGAAGGCTGCTAATACATCTGCCGTCGCCTTAGGCACTGAAGCCAATGCATCTGGAGTTGACTCTATTGCAATCGGTGCCCGCTCAAATTCTGCGAATTATGGCTCTATCGCTCTTGGTGCGAATGCATCATCAACTGGCACCAATGCGATTGCGATTGGTACGAATACATCGGCTACGTTTAACAACTCCTTTTTGATTGGTGCTGGAGCCATTGCCAATGGCACTGGAGCAGGAGCGATTGGTTACAAGGCGAACACGCAGGGCCAAGACGCGATGGCCGTTGGCGTTCAAGCTTGCGCGTTAGGCAACAATTCCTTGGCCCTTGGCACGCAGGCTGTTTCCTCGGGCGTGGATTCGATTGCGATTGGTTTTAAAGCAAACTCTTCGAAAAGGAACGCAACATCCATTGGAACCAATGCGACGGCCAATGGGATTAATTCCATGGCCTTTGGTGCCCATGCCTATGCAAACGGCAACAATTCCACGGCAATTGGTGCCCAATCATTTGCGAATCGAACCAATTCTTTTGTGATTGGCCCCAACACCACAGCTTGTGGTGTGAATGCTGGTGCGATTGGTGCTAGTGCGAATGCCAATGGCACCTCATCGTTGGCGATCGGTGTTCAATCCTTTGCCCAGCAGGCAAGCTCATTAGCACTTGGAACCAATGCGTCCTCGATTGGGACGAACTCCACTGCTATCGCTGTGAATGCCTCAGCAAAGGGGGCGAATTCGATGGCGATCGGTTATTTCTCCAAATCGGTTGGTGTGAATTCTGCGGCCTTATCGGTTCAAGCCAACGCATCAGGAAATAATTCTGTTGCCTTGGGTGTGTTTGCTAATGCTCAGGGCGGTAATGCCTTGGCTTTTGGTACGGAATCAAAAGCTAATGGTACGAATGCCACCGCAATCAGTTCTAACTCTTCTGCTGCTGGGAATAATTCCATCGCAATCGGTGTGGATTCTCTAGCTACAAAGACGAATGCTCAGGCCTTTGGTGTTTCAGCCAAAGCCATAAAGATTAACGCCACTGCTATCTCTGCCAATGCAACAGCATCTGGTTCGAATTCGATTGCTATTGGTATTGATTCGCTATCGAGTGGGGAGGATTCCGTTGCGATTGCTGCCAAGGCAAAATCAACAGCTGAAAACTCTTTAGCGTTCGGCGTTGCTGCACAGGCAAGGGCCGTCAACACGGTGGCAATCGGCACGAAGGCGATTTCAAATCAGACGGGTGCGTTGTCATTTGGCGCGAACGCCACAGCCACAGCGAATTACACGATGGCCTTTGGTGTTGGTGCCAATGCGAATGCCAATAATGCAACGGCGATTGGACATGCTGCAGCAGCATCATCACCAAACAGCATTGCAGTTGGCTTGGATGCTCAGGCGAGTGGAACGAAGTCGATGGCATTGGGTTTGAAATCACGATCGCTTGATACGGATACGATTGCGATTGGTGCTTATTCAAATGCGAGTAATGCCAATGCCACGGCCTTTGGAACCAATGCCAGTGCTTTAGCCAACAATTCGATGGCGTTGGGGACGAAATCATTGGCGAATACCACGGATGCTTTTGCGGCGGGTCTTAAGGCGAAAGCGACGGGCGTCAACAGCATGGCCTTGGGGATGAATTCATCGGCCACCAGTACCAATGCTTTGGCCTATGGCTCCTGTGCCACTGCCACAGGAAATAATTCGATGGCAACCGGTACGCAGGCGTTTGCTAATGCCTCCAAAGCGATTGCCTCTGGCGTGAAAGCGAAGGCTACAAATACTGGCGCTATTGCCTTTGGTGCCTATGCGAATGCCACGAATGTGAATACGATCGCAATGGGTGGATCTGCGCAAGCGGTTGGAGCTAACAGTACAGCGATTGGTGTGTCTAGTTATGCCGATGCCGATCAAGCACTTGCCGTTGGAGCTTCGAGTAAGGCACTTCAAAATGGGGCGATGGCTCTTGCTGCTTATTCGTATGCCGATGGAACCGATGCGATCGCTGCCGGTTATAAAGCAAATGCCTCTGCTAGTAACGCCATCGCACTAGGCACGAATACAACAGCTAGCGCGAAGGATTCTTTTGCTGCTGGTTATCAGTCACAAGCCACAGGTGTGAATTCAATGGCTTTGGGCAGTTCGGCGAAAGCAACGAAGGACGGAGCCTATGCCGCAGGTTTGCGTGCCAGCGCAACAGGAAATAACTCGGTGGCCCTTGCCACTAGTGCATCGGCAACTGCTACGAATGCCTATGCGTTAGGTGTCGGTTCCCTCGCCACTGCAGCTAATGCCACGGCCTTTGGAACAAAAGCGAATGCCAGTGGTGATGCATCCTATGCCGTTGGTTTGTCTGCCAAAGCAACCGAGACCAATGCCACGGCCTTTGGAACAACGGCTACTGCCAGCGGAAAAAATAGTTTTGCGATTGGTTCTAATGCAACAGCAACTGGTCGTGACGCAGTGGCGCTGGGTGTTTCTGCCAATTCCACCCAGAATGAATCCTTTGCTGCTGGTACGCAATCGCAAGCTATTGCCAATCAGGCTTTAGCTTTCGGTGCGAATGCCAACGCATCTGGAAATTATTCTCTTTCTGTTGGTTCCAATTCTCAAGCCAGCGGTGAGAACGCTCAAGCGCTTGGTGATAGGGCCAACGCATCTGGAAATAATTCCTTTTCGGCTGGTGCCAGGTCAAAAGCATCAAATTTAGACTCGGTGGCAATTGGCACAGGTTCCTCCTCTACGAATACATCGACGTTGGCACTAGGAACCAATGCGAGTGCGAGTGGTTTTCAATCCACGGCGATTGGCTTTAAGGCTAATGCCTTTGCTTATGATTCTGTCGCTGTTGGTGCACAATCACTTGCTGTAGCAAATAATTCGCTTGCTTTTGGAACCTCATCGAAAGCCTCTGCTCAAGGTGCCATGGCTTTTGGGCTTGAGTCACAGTCTTCAGCTCTTGATTCGATTGCTATTGGCTACAAGTCTCAAGCGATTCGAGAAAACAGCACGGCGATTGGTTCTAGTTCCAAAGCGTCAGGTGTGCGCTCGATTGCCTTTGGTCAGAAAGCGACAGGAAGTGGGTCCGATTCAATTGCCATTGGTACTTCATCGATTGCCATTGATCGAGACTCTCTTGCGATTGGTACAAGTAGTTCTTCTACTGGAAATGAAGCATTTGCTTTTGGCACTCGCGCTGTCGCCAGTGGTGAGCGCTCTACAGCTATTGCGACAGATGCATCTGCCATTGGTGTGAATTCGGTTGCTTTTGGCGTAGATGCTCAAGCGAATGGATCGAATGCCTTTGCTTTTGGACCTGGGGCGATTGCTGTTGGAAATAACGCATTTGCGTTTGGTATTGGTGCAGTAGCGCGCGGCGATGACTCTTACGCCTTTGGTGATAGTGCTCGAGCTAATTCTTCTGCTAACGACTCTTTGTCTACAGGGACGAATGCAACTGTTGTTGCTGGTGACGCATCTGCATATGGCCTCGACTCTTATGCAAGTGGTACCCGTGGATATTCTTACGGGACCTCATCACGGGCGATGTCTGATGATGCATTCGCCTATGGCACCGATTCGCATGCTGTGGCTGTTAATTCAACAGCTTTTGGTACAGACAGCCTCGCCCGAGGTGTTAATTCGATGGCCTTTGGTCTTGAGTCAATCGTAGGTACTCAGTCACCTAATTCTTCTGCCTATGGAGTATCGGCCTACGCCAAGGGAACGAATGCATATTCCATGGGTACGAATGCAAACGCGAATGGTGTCAACGTCACGGCGTCAGGCACTGGCGCCCGAGCCGTTGGAACGAATGCAAAAGCGCAGGGCGTGAATGCATTCGCCGATGGAGTGAATGTGACGGCCTCAGGTACATCTGCACGCGCTACTGGCACCAACTCACGTGCGGAGGGCACTGGCGCCAATGCTGCAGGCGTGAATGCATTCGCATCGGGTGTTGGTGCGACTGCAAGTGGCACCAATGTGCGTGCGGAGGGAACGGACGCTAGTGCTTCAGGGTTCAACGCATTCGCCACGGGTGTTGGTGCGACTGCAAGTGGCACCAATGTGCGTGCGGAGGGAACGGACGCTAGTGCTTCAGGGTTCAACGCACTCGCCACGGGTGTTGGAGCAACTGCATCTGGAACGAATGTGCGGGCGTCTGGAACGTTGTCTCTTGCTACCGGTGCCAACACTTCAGCATCCGGAACGAGTTCCCTTGCCTCAGGTTCCAATGCATTTGCAGTGGGTGTTGGAGCTTCGGCGAGTGGCACCAACGTGCGTGCGGAGGGCACTGGAGCGAGTGCTTCAGGTTTCAATTCATTGGCCACAGGTGTTGCCTCAGTTGCCAGTGGCACCAATGTGTTGGCTCAGGGAACATCGGCTTTTGCAAGTGGAGTGAATACGTCAGCCTCTGGATCCGGGGCCAAATCTTCAGGTGTTAATGCAGTCGCCCAAGGTGTGTCTGCAGTGGCGAATGGAACCAATGTCAGTGCTGTTGGCACATCTGCAGAAGCCACTGGAACCAACACACAAGCCTCTGGTGTCGCTGCCTATTCCAGTGGCAGTAATACGCAGGCTTCGGGAACGAATGCCAGGGCGATCGGTTTCAATGCAGTCGCCCAGGGCACTGATGCCGTGGCTGAAGGACGCAATGTGATTGCGATTGGTACGGGAGCGCGAGCACTTGGTTACAACACCAATGGTGTTGCAATCGGCACCAATGCCTTAGCTAGAGGCACCAGTGTTATTGCTGTTGGTGAGCGTGCGAGAGCTTCTTCACGCTTTTCAACCGCGGTTGGTTTTCGGTCACATTCAGCTGCTCCCAATGCACTTTCGCTTGGATCTTCCACAAAGGCGACTGCCCGTGCCGCAACTGCGATTGGTAGTGCTGCTCATGCAGCACACTACGCTTCCACGGCACTAGGGAGTAATTCATTCACGCAAAGAGATCACCAGGTTGCATTAGGGACAAGGCAATCCCCTTACTGGTTGCCTGGATTGGCGAATCCAGATAAAGGTTTTGTCGGTGATCACTATCAACAAAATGGCGAGAAGCGTTTTGTGACGACTGATCGGCGGGGCAATCTTGGTACAACCAATTTCAGTGTTGATTCTCTTCTAGATACTGTGAGTGCTGTTGGGGCTCTCAGTGCATCGTTGAGTGCTATTCCTCAAACGACGCTTCTCCCAGATGAAAATCTCCGCTGTGGTATTGGAACTGGGGCCTATGGCAATCAATGGGCTGGTGCACTTGGATGTGCGGTGAAAATGAAGGAGCGTTTGTTCTTCAATGCTGGTTTGGCGACCACTCCCACTCAGACGCTTGGTGGCCCGTTGATGGGTCGTCTTGGATTCTCGTTTGGGTTTGGTGGCAGTCCTCCGAAGGCCCATACTGAGCGGCTTTCTGCACTTCCTGGGATGAATGGCATGACAGTGTCTGCTCAGGAATTATTAGGGGCTGGTGTTGATATTCCCGTTTTCGATCCGTCATCTGATCAGTCTGAAGCACCTGTTGTGGCAGCCCTTCGAACGGACGATCCTTCTGAAATCCAGCTGTTGCGCGATCGCCTTGCTGAACTCGAAGCAGAAATCGAACGCTTGACTTCGTCTGATGACGGTGATGCTGATCGACGAATTGCAATTCTGGAAAAGCTTCTTGAGGAGAAGAAAGAAAGCGAACGCCGCCTTCTGACGACGCTGTCCGAGATGCAGACTCGCTTGGATGATCAACGCGTCATGCTTGATCGGTTGATGAAGCTGATGGATTCTAAAACTGGCAATCAATCCTCATAA